The Geoglobus acetivorans genome window below encodes:
- the dph5 gene encoding diphthine synthase codes for MLTFVGLGLCDERDITLKGLEAVKRADRVYAEFYTSRLTVSLDRLERVFGREIEILERKHLEEESRKLVDEAREHDVVVLVPGDPMIATTHSSVVFEAKKKGVEVRVIHNASIVSAIAGVTGLHVYRFGKTATVSYPYRGIVSRAPLDVVRDNLSINAHTLLLLDLNPEPMTIAEAVSILENVDDGTLDHFAVGVARVGSEDGLVVCDKFYRLGDHDFGKPLHSIVVLARTLHITEYEFLREFANAPASLESLVE; via the coding sequence ATGCTGACCTTCGTTGGACTCGGGCTGTGTGATGAGAGAGACATCACCCTGAAGGGCCTTGAAGCCGTGAAAAGGGCCGACAGAGTTTATGCTGAATTTTACACCTCTCGGTTAACAGTCTCTCTGGACAGACTTGAAAGGGTTTTTGGGAGGGAGATAGAGATTCTTGAAAGGAAGCATCTTGAGGAAGAAAGCAGGAAGCTTGTGGATGAGGCCAGGGAGCATGACGTGGTCGTGCTAGTTCCGGGGGACCCGATGATTGCCACGACGCATTCGAGCGTGGTATTCGAGGCTAAGAAAAAGGGTGTGGAGGTGAGAGTGATCCACAACGCCAGCATAGTTTCTGCAATTGCAGGAGTCACCGGACTGCACGTTTACAGGTTCGGAAAAACCGCAACAGTGAGCTACCCTTACAGGGGAATCGTGTCCAGGGCACCGCTGGACGTTGTCAGGGACAACCTCTCGATAAATGCACACACACTCCTTCTACTTGATTTAAATCCGGAGCCGATGACAATTGCGGAGGCAGTAAGCATCCTTGAGAATGTGGACGATGGAACTCTGGACCACTTTGCAGTCGGGGTGGCGAGAGTCGGGTCTGAAGATGGTCTTGTTGTATGCGACAAATTCTACAGGCTCGGGGATCACGACTTTGGGAAACCGCTGCACTCCATAGTTGTTCTTGCCAGGACCCTTCACATAACGGAGTATGAATTCCTCAGGGAGTTTGCCAATGCCCCGGCGTCTCTTGAGAGTCTTGTGGAGTGA
- a CDS encoding MBL fold metallo-hydrolase: MKLTVLGTGDSPGTPVVGCHCKTCENARKNGWERLRFSILIQNEGKNLLIDTSPDMRRQLLKANVDSVDAVIWTHAHYDHFAGFGDFYRVQSGVNVYSSGEVLEDVGRFMFFMKYRERQVESYKSFNLFGMEIELVDVTHPPLRRAHGLVIRYGGSKIVITGDTNSNIPKESLERMRNPDLLLIDAIAPEGYRLRKHMNAGEAKAMAKKLNARKTLFVHVGHFYPVTNSYPLARDFETFEFRGVSLEDFI; this comes from the coding sequence ATGAAGCTGACTGTACTTGGAACGGGAGACTCACCGGGAACACCTGTGGTGGGCTGTCACTGCAAAACGTGTGAGAATGCGAGAAAGAATGGATGGGAGAGGTTGAGATTTTCTATTTTGATTCAGAATGAAGGAAAAAACCTTCTGATTGATACCTCTCCGGACATGAGGCGACAGCTTTTGAAGGCCAACGTGGATTCAGTGGATGCAGTTATATGGACTCATGCCCATTACGATCACTTTGCAGGATTTGGGGATTTTTACAGGGTTCAGAGCGGTGTGAATGTTTACAGCAGTGGGGAGGTTCTTGAGGATGTTGGAAGGTTCATGTTCTTCATGAAATACAGGGAAAGGCAGGTTGAGTCTTACAAGAGCTTTAATCTGTTTGGCATGGAAATTGAGCTTGTGGATGTTACCCATCCACCCCTGAGGAGGGCACACGGGCTTGTGATAAGATACGGGGGCAGCAAGATTGTAATCACCGGAGATACCAACTCGAACATACCGAAGGAGAGCTTGGAAAGGATGAGAAATCCCGACCTTCTCCTCATTGATGCCATTGCCCCCGAAGGATACAGGCTCAGGAAGCACATGAATGCCGGAGAGGCCAAAGCCATGGCTAAAAAGCTCAACGCCAGAAAAACCCTGTTTGTGCATGTGGGACACTTTTATCCCGTGACCAACAGCTACCCTCTTGCAAGGGATTTTGAAACGTTCGAATTCAGAGGTGTGAGCCTTGAAGACTTCATATAG
- the rimI gene encoding ribosomal protein S18-alanine N-acetyltransferase, protein MASVYSILIRPFEARDSSDIIRIDAESFNTRNPTYDLFVYLAYGSEIIVADMGSMVVGYVVLSYRNEEAKIMSIAVKKEFRRRGIGKILLREAIQRAKKRGMRKILLEVRESNVPAQNLYKKFGFEVAGYLESYYSDGEAAYLMNLDLDKADDLSKSRVGEQV, encoded by the coding sequence ATGGCTTCTGTGTATTCAATACTGATCCGTCCGTTTGAGGCGAGGGATTCATCGGACATAATACGAATTGATGCCGAGTCATTCAACACCAGAAACCCCACCTACGACCTCTTCGTGTACCTTGCGTATGGCAGCGAGATTATTGTTGCGGATATGGGCAGCATGGTGGTGGGGTATGTCGTCCTCTCTTACAGGAATGAAGAAGCCAAAATCATGTCCATAGCAGTAAAGAAGGAGTTCAGGAGGAGAGGCATAGGGAAAATACTTCTCAGAGAGGCAATTCAAAGGGCAAAAAAGAGAGGCATGAGAAAAATTCTCCTTGAGGTTCGTGAGTCAAACGTTCCTGCCCAGAACCTGTACAAAAAATTTGGTTTTGAGGTCGCTGGTTATCTTGAGTCGTATTACAGCGATGGAGAGGCAGCTTATCTAATGAACCTGGACCTCGACAAGGCTGATGACCTCTCTAAGTCTCGGGTTGGCGAGCAGGTCTGA
- the cas1b gene encoding type I-B CRISPR-associated endonuclease Cas1b, with protein sequence MRKKNFYIVSDGKLKRRENTIYFENEEGRRPIPISAIYAIYALGSLTVTSRALSYLAKEGICVHFFNRYGIYEGSFYPRKSLVSGEVVVRQAEHYLDDGKRLYLARAFVEGSIMNMARVLRKSGEDDSEVISALQTLADAEGIDEVMGAEATARSAYYSKFDSILQEMKFERRSRQPPENEVNAMISFGNSLLYSAVLSEIYHTQLHPAISFLHEPLERRFSLALDIAELFKPVIVDRLIFNLVNRKVVTEGDFDDRFNGVLLNENGRKKFVKAFNERLEKTVKHRKLKRSVSYQRLMRLECYKLVKHVLNAEKYRPFVMWW encoded by the coding sequence ATGAGGAAGAAGAATTTCTACATAGTTTCGGACGGAAAGCTCAAGAGGAGGGAAAACACGATCTACTTCGAAAATGAGGAGGGAAGAAGGCCTATCCCCATCAGTGCAATATACGCCATCTACGCCCTCGGTTCCCTGACCGTCACATCCAGGGCACTCTCGTATCTGGCAAAAGAAGGAATATGCGTCCACTTCTTCAACAGGTACGGCATTTACGAGGGATCGTTTTACCCGAGGAAAAGTCTCGTCTCCGGAGAGGTTGTGGTGAGGCAGGCGGAGCATTACCTCGACGACGGGAAAAGGCTCTACCTTGCCAGGGCCTTTGTCGAAGGGAGCATAATGAACATGGCAAGGGTGCTGAGAAAGAGTGGAGAGGATGACAGCGAGGTTATCTCTGCACTGCAGACCCTTGCCGATGCCGAAGGGATCGACGAGGTTATGGGTGCAGAGGCCACGGCAAGGAGCGCCTACTACTCGAAATTCGATTCCATCCTGCAGGAGATGAAGTTCGAGAGGAGGAGCAGGCAGCCTCCTGAGAATGAGGTTAATGCGATGATCAGCTTCGGCAACTCGCTGCTGTATTCTGCCGTTCTATCCGAAATCTACCACACCCAGCTCCACCCGGCGATAAGCTTCCTGCACGAACCCTTAGAGAGGAGGTTCAGCCTCGCGCTGGACATAGCTGAGCTGTTCAAACCCGTGATAGTGGACAGGCTGATATTCAACCTTGTCAACAGGAAGGTTGTGACAGAGGGCGACTTCGACGACCGCTTCAATGGAGTCCTGCTGAACGAGAACGGCAGAAAGAAGTTCGTCAAAGCGTTCAACGAGAGGCTTGAAAAGACGGTGAAGCACAGGAAGCTGAAAAGGAGTGTTTCCTATCAGAGATTGATGAGGCTGGAGTGTTACAAACTCGTCAAGCATGTTCTCAACGCCGAAAAATACAGGCCGTTCGTGATGTGGTGGTAG
- a CDS encoding uridylate kinase: MIVVKLGGSVSETAGRIIWELKNSGKNILIVPGGWIFADMVRKLETDDESAHWMAIAGMNVYGYYLSRYAEVIEPENFDFDVRGVRILLPYILLRKHDDLPHSWEVTSDSIAVWVAEKIGAEDIVKVTDVDGVYMDGRLVESIAASELSRETCVDSYSPKLLREYGRDMFICNGLVEGRVKDYIMKGEAKGTRIIGR, translated from the coding sequence ATGATAGTGGTTAAACTTGGAGGTAGTGTTTCAGAGACTGCCGGAAGGATAATCTGGGAGCTGAAAAATTCCGGGAAGAACATTCTCATCGTCCCTGGAGGGTGGATTTTTGCGGACATGGTGAGAAAGCTTGAGACCGATGATGAAAGTGCCCACTGGATGGCAATTGCCGGAATGAACGTTTACGGATACTACCTTTCACGGTATGCGGAAGTTATAGAGCCTGAAAACTTCGATTTCGATGTCAGGGGCGTCAGGATTCTTCTTCCATACATTCTGCTCAGAAAGCACGATGATCTGCCACACAGCTGGGAAGTAACATCTGACAGCATTGCCGTGTGGGTGGCGGAGAAAATAGGGGCTGAGGACATTGTAAAGGTCACGGACGTGGATGGAGTGTACATGGATGGAAGGCTTGTGGAAAGCATAGCTGCCAGCGAGCTGAGCCGTGAGACCTGTGTTGACAGCTATTCTCCAAAGCTTCTGAGGGAATACGGGAGAGACATGTTTATATGCAACGGCCTCGTTGAGGGAAGGGTAAAAGATTATATAATGAAAGGGGAAGCTAAAGGCACCAGAATAATCGGGAGGTGA
- a CDS encoding AbrB/MazE/SpoVT family DNA-binding domain-containing protein: protein MLTSKLSKKGQVVIPKEIREKLRIKPGDVVVFREEGGRVYIETVGEKLTEILKAGKPVGESSVEFQRRLRDEWE from the coding sequence ATGCTAACAAGCAAACTCAGCAAAAAAGGACAGGTTGTAATCCCAAAAGAGATAAGAGAAAAGCTGAGGATCAAGCCGGGAGATGTTGTTGTTTTCAGGGAAGAGGGTGGTAGAGTATACATCGAGACCGTTGGTGAGAAGCTCACGGAGATTCTGAAAGCTGGAAAGCCTGTTGGGGAAAGCAGTGTTGAATTCCAGAGAAGGCTGAGAGATGAATGGGAGTGA
- a CDS encoding elongation factor 1-beta, which translates to MGRVFMKLRVMPKGVEVDLEQLKEKVSHAKPDEVEITDFGIQPIAFGLKALIVVVVMPDTEGIGDTLIESIQAIDDVESVEIEVQELV; encoded by the coding sequence ATGGGTAGGGTGTTCATGAAACTCAGGGTAATGCCCAAGGGCGTTGAAGTGGATCTGGAGCAGCTCAAGGAGAAGGTATCGCATGCGAAGCCGGATGAAGTTGAGATAACTGACTTCGGAATACAGCCTATCGCATTCGGTCTCAAGGCTCTGATAGTTGTTGTTGTGATGCCCGACACCGAGGGAATTGGAGATACGCTGATTGAGAGCATTCAGGCCATTGACGACGTTGAGAGCGTTGAGATTGAAGTGCAGGAGCTTGTATGA
- a CDS encoding winged helix-turn-helix transcriptional regulator, whose product MKVLLSRRETVKLLILAELMRNPECNQRDIAKKLSITPQAVSEHFKELVSEELINVVHKGYYVVTEKGKDWLNRNLFDLHMFTEDLISKIYSSSVLALAREGIKEGDTVEYWFEDGFVYVRKSETGNGVATGDAEEGEEVLVKPTGAFTPPQKGEVVIFKVPMVERGGSRAADVEHLEKLIKGKRRHVVVAMGLEALVTCRKAGVEPIFFGAKNVCIEASHHGSGVIAVVTESVMEDLVRTLIEEGISFDIVDGSKQKD is encoded by the coding sequence ATGAAGGTTCTGCTTAGCAGAAGAGAAACGGTCAAACTTCTAATACTGGCGGAACTAATGAGAAATCCGGAGTGCAATCAGAGGGACATTGCGAAGAAACTCAGCATCACTCCCCAGGCTGTTTCCGAACACTTCAAGGAACTCGTATCTGAGGAGCTGATCAATGTCGTCCACAAGGGGTATTATGTCGTAACTGAAAAGGGGAAGGACTGGCTCAACAGGAATCTGTTTGATCTTCACATGTTTACGGAAGACCTGATAAGCAAGATTTACTCCTCTTCTGTGCTTGCCCTTGCAAGGGAGGGTATAAAGGAAGGGGACACTGTCGAGTACTGGTTTGAAGATGGATTTGTGTATGTCAGAAAGAGCGAAACAGGTAATGGTGTTGCAACAGGGGATGCAGAGGAGGGGGAGGAAGTCCTGGTGAAGCCAACAGGTGCATTCACACCCCCTCAGAAAGGAGAGGTAGTGATATTCAAGGTTCCGATGGTGGAAAGGGGCGGCAGCAGAGCTGCTGACGTTGAACATCTCGAGAAACTGATAAAGGGGAAAAGAAGGCACGTCGTTGTTGCCATGGGCCTGGAGGCGCTTGTAACCTGCAGGAAGGCTGGAGTTGAGCCAATATTTTTTGGAGCGAAAAACGTCTGCATCGAAGCATCGCATCACGGGAGTGGTGTCATCGCCGTCGTTACCGAGTCAGTAATGGAAGACCTTGTCAGGACTCTCATTGAGGAGGGCATATCTTTCGACATTGTCGATGGGTCGAAACAAAAGGATTAA
- a CDS encoding AbrB/MazE/SpoVT family DNA-binding domain-containing protein, whose translation MAIVKVTRNSQITIPKEVREKVGIKEGDRVDVTVEGDKVVIRKIEMEEITDFLPRDFEETMNKMRKDSRDRLRELGVIP comes from the coding sequence ATGGCAATAGTAAAGGTCACGAGAAATTCCCAGATAACCATACCAAAAGAAGTTCGAGAAAAGGTTGGAATAAAAGAGGGAGATAGAGTAGATGTCACTGTGGAGGGAGACAAGGTCGTGATAAGGAAAATTGAGATGGAGGAGATAACAGACTTCCTCCCAAGAGATTTTGAGGAAACTATGAATAAAATGAGAAAAGATTCGAGAGACAGATTAAGGGAACTCGGTGTAATTCCATGA
- a CDS encoding UPF0146 family protein: MIDLAEYIAMMGVKKVAEVGIGNHFAISKKLEEQGIQVVKTDLKKTAEDVIPDDVCNPDLSKYEGVELVYSVRPPYEIQTCILRLGNALKCNVIILPLKNEIVEGGRLVNHKSARFYVFTPQDSQETPGHWQTP, from the coding sequence GTGATTGATCTCGCCGAGTACATTGCGATGATGGGCGTGAAAAAGGTCGCAGAGGTGGGTATCGGGAACCACTTCGCAATTTCAAAAAAACTGGAGGAGCAGGGGATACAGGTTGTAAAAACAGACCTGAAAAAGACCGCAGAGGACGTGATTCCCGATGATGTGTGCAACCCGGATTTATCGAAGTATGAGGGCGTGGAGCTCGTTTACTCCGTCAGACCACCGTATGAAATTCAGACGTGTATTCTCAGGCTTGGAAATGCTCTGAAATGCAATGTCATAATCCTACCCCTTAAAAACGAAATTGTTGAAGGAGGGAGGCTTGTAAACCACAAATCTGCGAGATTCTACGTTTTCACTCCACAAGACTCTCAAGAGACGCCGGGGCATTGGCAAACTCCCTGA
- a CDS encoding zinc finger domain-containing protein: MEIYKCVTCNANLVGTNYVAFPCPSCGEMVYRCKKCRRLANSYVCENCGFEGP; this comes from the coding sequence ATGGAAATATACAAATGTGTAACCTGCAATGCGAATCTTGTAGGGACGAACTATGTCGCGTTTCCATGTCCATCATGCGGTGAAATGGTTTACAGATGCAAAAAATGCAGGAGGCTTGCGAACTCGTATGTGTGTGAAAACTGCGGTTTTGAGGGGCCATGA
- a CDS encoding PIN domain-containing protein, whose translation MKVSLDTSVIVEIERGKVNIRHFIHHDVFISSVVAAEIFTGTHLRTDRKAATSKARRLFSLFEVVPLDMKIAEITGKINAYLVSNGMPVDFEDSVIAATFIHKKGDILVTNNLKHFRRIPEISDRVVSVEDFIKETEI comes from the coding sequence ATGAAGGTTAGCTTAGATACAAGTGTGATAGTAGAGATAGAGCGCGGAAAAGTCAACATCAGGCACTTCATCCATCACGATGTGTTTATTAGCTCTGTCGTTGCTGCTGAGATATTTACCGGAACCCATTTGAGAACAGATAGAAAAGCCGCGACAAGCAAGGCGAGAAGGCTCTTTTCACTATTCGAAGTGGTCCCTCTGGATATGAAAATAGCGGAAATTACAGGTAAAATAAACGCGTATTTGGTCTCAAACGGCATGCCCGTGGATTTTGAGGATTCAGTCATTGCTGCAACATTCATACATAAAAAAGGAGATATCCTTGTGACCAACAACCTGAAGCACTTCAGAAGAATCCCAGAGATCTCTGACAGAGTCGTGAGTGTGGAAGATTTTATAAAGGAGACAGAGATTTGA
- a CDS encoding UPF0058 family protein, translating into MHKEELVFLHLTLFHVKRFLEEAGLSNGYFREYEDMGVQPVHIHKSKNDHKKAIFLLCKGLNEMLGERSHSDLLANPRLREVISLVEVQVH; encoded by the coding sequence ATGCACAAGGAAGAGCTTGTATTTCTGCATCTGACGCTGTTTCATGTCAAGAGATTTTTGGAAGAGGCCGGTTTGAGCAACGGTTATTTCAGAGAGTACGAAGACATGGGTGTTCAGCCTGTACATATCCACAAAAGCAAAAACGACCACAAAAAAGCGATATTTCTCCTGTGTAAGGGGCTTAATGAGATGTTGGGAGAGAGAAGCCATTCAGACCTGCTCGCCAACCCGAGACTTAGAGAGGTCATCAGCCTTGTCGAGGTCCAGGTTCATTAG
- a CDS encoding ATP-binding protein, whose product MLVKAVELLLTAEIFNKYDALSEDDIPKEIRKILYSNGGIKRPLVIKESTVRNYAGYNEKELKKLPFVDVNAFNKQIKLTSFEIAARWMAKNGIEFIKRNPVLAYYFENYDSLNISYEDARKHIQPKHSDAEWLKGVIEELSRDEATAEMLSLVRIFSPEEIDDDVSDVVLEDYQVKEIRKIEIAMEEREWLRNVGLKEIGKLLFIGPPGTGKTTTARSLSKKLFLPLVEVKLSMITSQFLGETSKNIEKVFEIAKRLSPCILFIDEFDYVAKTRTSDEHAAVKRAVNTLLKSIDEINLVEDGVLLIAATNHPSLLDAAVWRRFDKIVEFPEPSESVRKRIFEISLSKIPGDYDIGRLVRETDGFTGSEVKLIVREAVLSALLEGRKNLTMDDLLKAVEDVKERLKLKNSY is encoded by the coding sequence ATGTTAGTTAAGGCAGTCGAACTTCTGCTCACAGCAGAGATATTCAATAAGTATGATGCTCTTAGTGAGGACGATATTCCGAAGGAAATAAGAAAGATTCTTTACTCGAATGGCGGTATAAAGCGACCCCTTGTTATAAAAGAATCCACTGTGAGGAATTATGCTGGTTACAATGAAAAAGAGCTGAAAAAGCTTCCCTTTGTGGATGTTAACGCTTTCAACAAGCAGATCAAGCTGACATCATTCGAAATTGCTGCAAGATGGATGGCCAAGAACGGAATTGAATTTATAAAGAGAAATCCGGTCCTTGCGTATTACTTCGAAAATTACGATTCGCTCAACATTTCTTATGAAGATGCGAGAAAGCACATACAGCCAAAGCACAGCGATGCAGAATGGCTCAAAGGTGTTATTGAGGAGCTTAGCAGAGATGAAGCGACAGCAGAAATGCTCAGCCTTGTCAGGATTTTCTCTCCGGAGGAAATAGATGATGACGTAAGTGATGTAGTCCTTGAAGATTATCAGGTGAAGGAAATCCGGAAAATAGAAATTGCCATGGAAGAACGGGAGTGGCTGAGAAATGTTGGGCTGAAGGAGATTGGAAAACTCCTCTTTATCGGTCCGCCAGGTACCGGAAAGACAACAACTGCAAGGTCGCTGAGCAAAAAGCTTTTTCTCCCCCTTGTGGAGGTTAAGCTTTCGATGATTACAAGTCAGTTCCTCGGAGAGACATCAAAGAACATTGAAAAGGTCTTTGAGATTGCAAAGCGACTCTCACCCTGTATACTCTTCATTGACGAGTTTGATTATGTGGCGAAGACGAGGACAAGCGACGAGCATGCGGCCGTTAAGAGAGCAGTAAACACCCTGCTTAAGTCCATTGACGAAATAAATCTGGTTGAGGACGGGGTTCTGCTCATAGCCGCAACGAACCATCCAAGTTTGCTGGACGCCGCAGTGTGGAGGAGGTTTGACAAGATCGTCGAGTTTCCGGAACCCTCTGAAAGTGTCAGGAAGAGAATCTTTGAAATCTCTCTCAGCAAAATTCCTGGAGACTATGATATTGGAAGGCTGGTCAGGGAGACCGATGGCTTTACAGGCTCTGAGGTCAAGCTTATTGTGAGGGAAGCTGTGCTTTCGGCACTTCTGGAAGGGAGGAAGAACCTCACAATGGATGACCTGCTGAAGGCTGTTGAAGATGTGAAGGAAAGACTGAAACTCAAGAACTCCTACTGA
- a CDS encoding PIN domain-containing protein, which yields MEPNGKKLRVCLDTNVFIAVKNREERHEFCELILDHGETGAFEVVVPSVVVAEVLVGFYRNGEEIGAKRFLDHVVAKYRLRELNAEIADLAARIRAGGLKLPDAIVVATAILSKSILITGDKGIKHDELKILTPEEFVEIYLSGK from the coding sequence ATGGAACCGAACGGGAAAAAGCTCAGGGTGTGTCTCGATACGAACGTATTCATTGCGGTGAAGAATCGTGAGGAGAGGCATGAGTTTTGCGAGCTGATACTGGATCACGGTGAAACCGGAGCATTTGAGGTTGTTGTTCCTTCTGTTGTTGTTGCAGAGGTTCTGGTGGGTTTTTACAGAAATGGTGAAGAGATAGGAGCGAAGAGATTTTTAGACCATGTTGTTGCTAAATACAGGCTGAGAGAGCTTAATGCTGAAATTGCAGACCTGGCTGCGAGAATCAGGGCTGGAGGATTGAAGCTTCCCGATGCCATAGTGGTCGCAACGGCTATTCTCAGCAAGTCCATCCTTATAACCGGGGACAAAGGAATCAAACATGACGAACTGAAAATTCTAACTCCTGAGGAGTTTGTTGAAATTTACTTGAGCGGGAAGTAA
- the cas2 gene encoding CRISPR-associated endonuclease Cas2 produces the protein MYVIVAYDVNVDRVNRVKKFLRQHLNWVQNSLFEGEVTPADLEEIRMGLKKIIDEDEDMIVIYRLRSADAMKREVIGVEKSSMDEVI, from the coding sequence ATGTACGTGATCGTAGCCTACGACGTGAACGTGGACAGGGTGAACAGGGTGAAGAAGTTTCTCAGGCAGCACTTAAACTGGGTTCAGAACTCGCTTTTCGAGGGAGAGGTTACTCCCGCAGACCTCGAGGAGATAAGGATGGGGCTGAAAAAGATAATAGATGAGGACGAGGACATGATCGTGATTTACAGGCTGAGGAGTGCTGATGCGATGAAGAGGGAGGTTATTGGTGTGGAGAAGAGCAGCATGGATGAGGTGATCTGA
- the cas4 gene encoding CRISPR-associated protein Cas4, with product MIDEMYIRGVQVNYYFVCKTKLWLFSHNVSMERESDAVKLGKLIHRSVFDRDEKEVRIGPIAIDAVRKGDVVEIREVKKSRAFEKASHYQLLYYLYYLSRFGIKAVGKLSFPKQKKSVDVVLDGNAVREIERVLEEIPSIVEGEMPDPEYRPHCRKCAYFEFCFT from the coding sequence ATGATAGACGAGATGTACATCAGAGGTGTGCAGGTGAACTACTACTTTGTCTGCAAAACAAAGCTCTGGCTCTTCAGTCACAATGTGAGCATGGAAAGGGAGAGCGATGCGGTGAAGCTCGGAAAGCTCATCCACAGGAGCGTTTTTGACAGGGATGAAAAGGAGGTCAGGATTGGCCCGATAGCGATTGATGCCGTAAGGAAGGGTGACGTGGTTGAGATACGGGAGGTTAAGAAGAGCAGGGCATTCGAGAAGGCCAGCCACTATCAGCTTCTCTACTACCTCTACTACCTGTCGAGATTTGGAATAAAGGCCGTTGGAAAGCTGAGCTTTCCGAAACAGAAGAAAAGCGTGGATGTCGTGCTGGATGGGAATGCGGTCAGAGAGATCGAGAGAGTTCTGGAGGAGATTCCCAGTATTGTTGAGGGCGAAATGCCCGATCCAGAGTACAGGCCCCACTGCAGAAAATGCGCCTATTTCGAGTTCTGCTTCACGTGA
- a CDS encoding hydantoinase/oxoprolinase family protein, whose product MKTSYSGIDIGGANIKVYDGSSRICYFPMWQRWKELGDFLKGLGLEGRVGVVLTGELADSFSSKAEGVVYITNAVREAFDDVVFIDLDGNLKREIDNPENFAANNWVASVKFLSEEFADFIFADMGSTTTDLIPVKDGKILAGKTDFERLDRKELLYFGMLRTPSSFLVKRNCSSEFFSITGDAMLVLGLIDETAYSCETPDGRGKSSAECMQRLARQVCADLHEVGEDYVIGLAGEIRDEMVSRVAKAFEQKRNLYGIETAIGCGIGEVLLEEAAELAEMEYVSLRERYGEVSDIFPAFAMARLVELDDSG is encoded by the coding sequence TTGAAGACTTCATATAGCGGAATAGACATTGGAGGAGCCAACATCAAGGTTTATGACGGCAGTAGCAGAATCTGCTATTTCCCGATGTGGCAGAGGTGGAAGGAGCTCGGAGATTTTTTGAAAGGACTGGGCCTTGAGGGCAGGGTCGGAGTGGTTTTGACGGGTGAGCTTGCGGACTCTTTTTCAAGCAAGGCTGAAGGTGTTGTGTACATCACAAATGCAGTTAGAGAAGCCTTTGATGATGTCGTGTTTATCGATCTCGATGGAAACCTTAAAAGGGAAATCGACAATCCTGAAAACTTTGCGGCAAACAACTGGGTGGCAAGTGTGAAATTTCTCTCAGAGGAGTTTGCAGACTTCATTTTTGCCGATATGGGATCCACAACAACCGATCTGATTCCAGTGAAGGATGGAAAAATTCTTGCCGGTAAAACAGACTTTGAGAGGCTGGACAGGAAAGAACTTCTGTATTTTGGAATGCTGAGAACGCCCTCGTCTTTCCTTGTAAAGAGAAACTGTTCATCAGAGTTTTTCTCGATAACAGGTGATGCGATGCTTGTTCTCGGGCTCATTGACGAGACTGCTTACTCGTGCGAAACACCTGATGGGCGGGGTAAAAGCTCCGCAGAGTGCATGCAGAGGCTTGCGAGACAGGTGTGTGCAGATCTTCATGAGGTTGGGGAGGATTACGTTATAGGACTTGCAGGGGAAATCAGAGATGAAATGGTTTCAAGGGTTGCAAAGGCGTTTGAGCAGAAGAGAAACCTCTACGGGATCGAAACGGCCATAGGTTGTGGAATAGGTGAAGTACTGCTTGAAGAGGCGGCAGAACTGGCAGAAATGGAGTACGTGTCGCTTCGGGAGAGGTACGGTGAGGTGTCGGACATCTTCCCTGCTTTTGCGATGGCCAGGCTGGTGGAGCTGGATGATAGTGGTTAA